CGTCTATTCTTGTAGCATCTGACTTTGGTAAAGTGGATGGTTCTGATCAAAATACTTACAAAGGGAAACCAATGTATTTCTTTGCTAACGATGAGAACAGAGGTGATACTAACGGACATGATGTAAATGGTTTCTTAGTATTCGGTAACTCAGATATTTCTGAAGAGCTTTAATCAATTGATATATAGGCAGGTGTGTGATTATCGCACCCTTGCCTTCTCAAAGAAACCAATATTCAACACCTCTTTGTAATTTCAACCAATAAATAAATAATTGACGAATGCCAGCTGAACTAGCCAGATATACTTTAAGCAGAAGATTTAAAATCAAAATACAGGATATGATTAAGTATATATTCAACTGTCAGACAATAGCTGTTTTATTTGTTTTATCGCTATGCTGGTTTTCGTTTAATCAAGCTCAGGTTTTCAATAAAAGAATAGCATATCATTTAAGTGCAGAGCAGGTTTTTGAAGAGTTTACTTTAAATAACCCGAAGGCTATTCAAAAATATTTGGATAAAGAACTGTATGTATCTGGAAAAGTACAACGGGTAGCTAAAAATGATAAAGACGAAATTATAGTCTATTTAGGCCCTAGCAAGATGCTATACTATTTAAAATGCATAATGGATAAAGAGTCATCCTCTTTAAACAAAGAATTAAAAGAAGGTATGTGGGTAGGATTAACAGGAGTGTGCACAGGGTATACAATGAATGTAGATCTTAGTAATTGCCAATTAGTTAATCCTTAATTTTATAAGTAAATTAGTAAACACCAGATAGTAATATCATTACATTAAAAACGATTTTTTAATCAGCAAATATCTCCAAACTAACCATTACAATCAGCTTTACAAGCCAGCCCGATTATTAAAAATATTAGCTTGAATAACCAGTGAAGAACACTCGGTTATAAAATAGCCAACCTCATTACTTTGTGTTTAGTAAGTCGTGGGTATGGTAGCCGTATTTTACGGCTACTATATTTTTCTTTTTGATTAACACTAAACATACTTCACAGACACAAAAGTATTCACTCCTTATTGTTATAAATTATGGACAGATTAAAGAATTTGAATTATCAAAGGATACAATTTATCCTATTGTATTTGTTTATACTAGCCAGTATTATTTCGTGTAATCAGTCTAATTCGCCAGAATTAAGAGCTCCTTTATTTGATAATCTTGGAGAACACAGCTTAAAGATTAGCACCAAATCTGATTTAGCTCAAAAACTTTTTAATCAAGGGCTTAACCTCACTTATGGTTTTAATCACGACGAAGCAGCAAGAGCATTTAGAGAAGCTGCCAGAATAGATTCGACTTGTGCCATGTGCTATTGGGGAGTTGCCTATACTTTAGGACCCAACATTAATGCAGCAATGGACGATGCCAATTTAAAAGAAGTAAAAACTTCCATAGAGAAAGCAAAGAAGTTTAAAAACATAGCTTCAGATTGGGAAAAAGCATTGATAGAAGCAACGGCTAAAAGATACGATTACAACAAAACTGAAGATAGAAGTATATTGGATGTTGACTATGCAAACGCAATGGCACAAGTACATAAGGATTTTCCCGAAAATTCTGACATTGCCAGTTTGTATGCAGAATCTTTAATGGATTTACACCCTTGGGATTTATACGAACATGATGGCTCTGCCAAACCATGGACACAACCAATTGTTGATGTTTTGGAGCAAACATTAAAAAATGTTCCCAAACATCCATTGGCTAATCATTTATACATACACTCTATTGAAGCTTCTAGCGAACCTGAAAGAGGCCTCCAAAGTGCCAATGTAATTAGTGAGTTAATGCCAGGTGCTGGACATATGGTGCACATGCCTTGTCATATTTATATTAAAACAGGGCATTATCATGAGGGAACAGTTATTAATGAAAGAGCGGCATTTGCTGATAGTGTCTATTTGGCAACTTGCGATGCACAAGGACTCTATCCAATGGCATATTACCCGCACAATTATCATTTTATGGCAGCAACAGCAGCCTTAGAAGGCAGAGCTGATAAAGCATTGGATGCAGCCGTTCAGGTAGCAGCACTGGCCGACACCAGTTTTTACCGCAAACCAGGTTACGAAACATTACAACACTATAGCACCATTCCTCTTTATGTGATGGTAAAGTTTGGGCAATGGGAAAACATTCTCAATCAAGCATCTCCGGATGAAGATTTGGTCTATCCGAAAGCTGTTTGGCATTATGCAAGAGGCATGGCATTTTCTTCTCAAGGTGATAAAGTAAAAGCAAATGAAGCGCTTGATAGTATTAAAGAAATTGCCAAACTTGATGTGCTCAATGAAATAACCATTTGGGATTTAAATGCGGTGAAAGACCTAGTAGACATTGCTGCGCTTATGTTGGAAGCTAACATTAATGAAAAAGAAGGAAATTTTACAGAAGCAGCTGAGATGTTAGCAAAAGCAGTAGAAATTGAAGATGCGCTAACCTACAATGAACCGCCAGACTGGTTTTTCTCTGTTAGACATAATTTAGGAGCAGTGCTATTAAAAGCTGAAAAATATGAAGAAGCAGAAAAAATCTACTTGGAAGACCTTGCTTTTTATCCTGAGAATGGATGGGCACTTAATGGCTTATACAATTGCTTAATAGCCCAGAAAAGACCAGAAGAAGCAATTAAGGTAAAAGAGCGATTTAATAAAGCATGGCAATATGCAAATGTTCAATTAGACGATTCTAGAATTGATGTACTTGCTGTAAAATCATTTAAAATTAAACAGCCAAAATCATATCTGGTAAATATTCCTGTGGTTGCTATTTGTAAAAGCAACAATGGATAATATACAGGTTTTAATCAAATAGCTTATTCAATTTAATAACTCTTTCTACAGAGAAAAAAATTAAATAATTAGCATATCCCTTATAATTATATTTAGTTACAGATAGAATCACCTGTTCTTCAGGTGATTCTTTTTTTATATACATCAAATTGGTATATTTAGAATAACTAGACACTATTAACCATCTAAATAGCATTTAAGATGCTCAAAAATCTCTTATTTGCTGTAATTTTTTTTTCAACCTCCCAAATAGTTTATTGCCAGTCACTGGCGATTCAAGAGTTCAAAAAACAATTACAAGCAGATGATAAGCAAGATACCACCAAGGTAAATTTGCTCAATCAAATCGGCTTTTCTTATTGGATATATCAGGCAGATAGCTCTGAGGTATATGGCACTAATGCATTAAAGTTAGCCTCAGAAATAAAATACCTCCCAGGTATGGCCTATGCCAACAGAATTATTGGAGTTGCTCACTGGGCAAGAGGCAATTACGAAGGTGGCTTAAAACATCTTTTAGAATCTCAAAAGCTCTATCAATTATTAGAAGACTCTCTCGGTATTGCCAACTCTACCATGAATATTGGCTTAATTTACAGCGACCAAGGAGAGATAGATAAAGCCCTTAATCACTTTCTGGAAGCTTTTCATACTTTCGAAAGGCTAGATAAAGCTGAAAGGATGATTAATACGGCGAATCACATCGGCAAAGCTTATTATCGGGATAATAATTATAATAAAGCTTTCGAATACTATCAACTCGCATTAAAACTCAGCAAAGAGGTAAATTCCATTTACGGTTCGGGTACAGCGCTGCACAATCTTGGAGTATTATACAAAGCTCAAAACAAGCTCGATTCTGCCAAAATACTCTGTTTAGAATCTATGGAATATCAGCAGAAATTTAGCGACAGAGTGGGTTTTGCTGATAATTATGAAACACTTGGCGACATATTCTTCGAAATGGGAGATTACAACAAAGCAAAAAGCTATTACGAAGAAGGGGTTGAAAAAGCCAAGTTGGTGAGTTCTAAAAAAATACTGAGTAACATCTATTCAAAGCTGAAAGAAATCTCTGTCATTCAGAAAAATTACAATCAAGCTTTAGAATATCAAGAAGCTTATACTGCCTTGCAAGATAGCATGATGAATATAGAAAAAATGCGGGCAATGGTATGGCTAGAAAACAAAAATGAATTGGAACGCAAAAATCAGGAAATTACCATTCGAGAACAAAAAATAACGCTACTACGCAAAGAACAGCAACTCAACAATTTATGGTTAAACATATTTGCAATCAGTTTTGTGCTTGTTATAATACTAGGTTTTCTCATCTATCGCATCCAAAAAATAAAACACGATAAAGACAAACAACTCTTCTTAAATGAGCAGGTTCTCAACAAAACCAAGATGGAAAACCAACAACTAAAACAAGAAGAATTAACTAGAGAGTTGCGATTTAAGAACAAAGAACTCACAAGTTATACACTCAACTTTATTCAAAAGAATGAGCTGATGGAAGAGTTAAAGTTGAAAATTATAGAAATTAAAAAAGCTGCGCCAAAAGATTTAAGTAAACCTTTAAATTCATTATATCGCCAAGTAGAAGGCAATTTCCACAATGATCGCGATTGGGAAGATTTTAAATTATATTTTGAGAATGTACACAAAGACTTTTTTACTTCGCTTAAAGATTACTGCCCAGAACTAACTCAAAGTGAATTAAAATTGTGTGCTTTGCTAAGACTAAATATGAATTTAAAAGAAGCAGCCACCATTCTGGGTATAGCTCCAGAAAGCGTAAAAACAGCCAGATACAGACTGAGAAAAAAACTCAACTTAGAAAGAGAAGACAACCTGATTGACATTATCTTACAAGTAGAAAAAATGAACGGTAACCTTAAACCTGAAACCAGTAAAACTTAAGTATCGAGTGCTGTGGTTGCCCAAACCAACAAATTTTGAATTTGCGATATGTTTCTTTTTATATGCTTACATGTAAAGAAAGTCCAAAAATATTGGAATATATTTCCCCAAAAATTAAGTGCTATATAAATTACAGTGTCTTAGTTTAAAATTTAAAACAAGGGTGATGAAAAAATTTCCAGAAGGGTTTATTTGGGGTACAGCAACATCTAGTTATCAAATTGAAGGTGCTTGGGAAAAAGATGGAAAAGGTTGGTCTATTTGGGATGCTTTCTCTCACACTTCCGGCAAAACTGCCAATGGCGAAACAGGAGATATTGCTTGTGATCATTTCCACAGATATAAGGAAGATATAAAAATAATGGCTGATATGGGTTTAAAGGCATATCGCTTTTCTATATCGTGGCCTAGAATTTTTCCTGCGGGCACAGGCAAAGTAAATGAGCAAGGGTTGCAGTTTTATTCTGATTTGGTTGATGAGCTTTTAAAATACGACATTGAACCTTGGGTTACGCTCTACCATTGGGATTTGCCACTGGCTCTACAAATGGAATACGACGGTTGGTTAGGTGATAAAATAGCTGATTTTTTTGCCGAGTATGCTGAGGTTTGTTTTAAGAAATTGGGTGATAGGGTAAAAAAATGGATCACGTTAAACGAACCTTGGGTAGTTTCAATTCTTGGTTATGGTCAAGGTGTAATGGCTCCGGGAAGAATTTCTAACAGCGAGCCTTATTTGGCTGCCCATAATTTATTACTCGCTCATGCAAAGGCGGTTAAATGCTACAGAGACAAATTTCAGGATGCACAGAAGGGTAAAATTGGCATTACAAACAACTGCGACTGGCGAGAACCTTTAACAAGAAATCTGGAAGATCAGGTTGCTGCACAAAGAGCATTGGAGTTTTTCTTAGGTTGGTTCGCAGACCCAGTTTACTTTGGCGATTATCCGCAAGTAATGAAAGAGCGCGTGCAAGAGCGACTTCCATCATTTACAGAAGAAGAGAAAGAAATGTTGAAAGGCAGTAGTGATTTCTTCGGATTAAACCACTACACCACCATGATGGCAGAAGCAGATACTGGAAAAAAAGTAGAGCAAAATGTATATGGTAATGGAGGTATTTCTGAAGACCAAGAAGTGATTTTACATGTAGACCCAAGTTGGAAAAAAACTGATATGGGTTGGGCAATTGTACCTTGGGGTTGTAAAAAATTACTTTTATGGATACAAAATCGCTATAAACCAGAAGAAATTATTATTACTGAAAATGGTTGTGCTTTTGATAATGGCCCTGAAAACGGAGTGGTAAAAGATACCGGCAGAATCGATTTTTATGATAGTTACTTATCTGAAGCTCTATTGGCTATTGAAGATGGTGCTAAACTCACCGGATATTTTGCATGGTCGTTTATGGATAATTTTGAGTGGGCACTTGGCTACGGCAAAAGATTCGGGATGGTACATGTAGATTTCGAAAGCTTAAAGAGAACTCCTAAAAATTCAGCTTTATGGTATAAAGAAGTAATAGCGAGTAATCAATTACCCGAAAAATAAAATGGAAATGCCCCAAGACTGGGGCATCTCCAAAATTTATGTATAGAACCATATTTTGTTTACCATCCAAAAATCTGAGAAAGATTAGGATTTAGAGTTACCTGAGTTTGAGGTACTGGGCGGTAGTAATACTTTGGTGCAACAAACTCACCTCTATCTGCCACAGTTTGTACAGTTCCAGACTCTCCGTTTTCTAGATATACAGAAGCATCATCACCTTGGCTACCCACTCTGTAATATGTCAGTGTTTCTCCCAGTTCATTTACTTCTCTGTCTTCTCCTGATGGAATTGACTCAGAATTAGCGATTAAAATGATATCTTCAATACCATCACCTGTTAAATCATATTTGCCAAGTCCCGGAAAATACAAACCCTCTGGCTCAACTTCTAAGTTATCACCAGCTCCCCAGCGCATGATGTCATCATAGCGATAGCCTTCTAAGGCCAACTCAATTCTTCTTTCTCTTCTAATTTCTAACAAAGTTGCATTGCTAATTGATGGATATCTTGCCTGTTGCACAGGGTCAACCTCAGGGTTTAACATTAAATCTGGCATGCCAGCGCGTGCACGTAATTGATTGATAGAGACATCTAAATCTGCTTGGCTAAGTTCTCCCAACTCTGCTTTTGATTCTGCATAAATTAAAAGAATCTCGGCATATCTAATTACTGGAAAATCAACACTGTTTATTACCTGCTGATCGGTGTTATTTACATAGCCCTTGATCATATGATAGCCTGAGAAGTTCTTTTGCAATTGCTGTATATAAACTCCCCCACCTTGAGCATAGGTGCCTGTATTTATCAGTTCCCAACCCGGAAAAGCATAAGTCTGGCTCAATCTAGCATCACGGCTTTCAAATTCTTCCACAAACTGCTTTGTCTCATAGCCATCTTGGTTAGCATAATAAGAACCATCTGCCATTAAATAAGACTGCATTAAATCTTTAGAAGGGCTCGACTCATAGTTTCCAAAATACCATTGTCCCCAGCCACTATTTAATACATCCGATTCGTAATAAGTACCCAAAATCACTTCTGGATTGTCTTCTAAACTAGTGCTTACAAATAACTCAGCATAGTCAGTTGCAGGATTTCCAGTATTATAGATTGAGAAATCACTATTATTCATAATGTCTTGGGCAGTTGTAGCAGCAGTATTTAAAAACTCAGTAGCTGTACTTTCTAAACCTAATTCACTATGGTATTTTCTATAAGTACCTTCATATAAAGCAAAACGAGCTAAAAACGATTTTACTACCCAAACATCCACTTCATCCGTCGCCTGACCATCCTGTACATACTCCGCAGCAAACTCAAGGTCTTCCATAATCTTACCTACTACAAATTCTCTTGAATCTCTTTCTTTGTAAAGGGCTTCTTCGTCACCAGTTTCAATTGGCTCTTCATACCAAGGCACATCAGAAAAACGCTTTACTTTATTGATGTAAAATTTGGCTCTAAAGAATCTACCTACACCTACATAGTGATTAAGTAATTCTTCACTTATTTGCGCTTTGCTACTGTTTGCAAGAAAGATATTGATAGCTCTTAAATCACCCCAATCCCATCCGCTAGTAATCGTTGCAGCAGAGGCATTACTTACCATAATGGTTTTTAACTCTGTATTACCTGTAGTTGCTTGGTTATCTGTAGCAGCATCTCTTCCGTAGCTACCAATACCAGCAAAATTGTACAAGTTGTATAAATAAATTTTAAGGTCTTCTTCGGTATTAAAGAAGTTTTCAGTACCAATTTCAGTTTCAGGGAAACGCTCTAGAAATTCATCATTACAGGCTGAGGCACTAAAAATCAAGCCTACAACTAATATGATTTTATATATTTTTTTCATGTTATTATTTCAGCTTAAATCTTAAAAGTTCACATTCAGACCAATCGCATATCTTCTTAAGAATGGATAAGAATATCCTTTACCAGTACCTCTCGCAGTACTTACTGATGGATTGTATCTCAAATTATCGTTGATAGCCTCAGGATCGTAATAATCTTTCACTTCAGACCATTCTGCCAAGTTTTCACCACTCACATAAATTCTCACATTACCCACATTTATCTTATTTGTAAGACTTGGAGGAAGTGTATAGCCAATAGTTAGGTTTTTAAGGCGGAGGTAAGCTGCATTTAACATATAGCGAGTTTGCGGAATTGCCAGACCCATAGATTCATCCACTCTTTCGCCAAGGTTTCTATCTGCTAACCAAGATTGTAAAACAGGATATTTTGCGTCAAGATTAGCATCTGCCAAACCTGCATCTATATAAGCTTGCGAGTGTTGTGCTCTTTCTACTTCGCTATCTGCAGTGGCTCTGTAGAAATCTAACAAATGAGGTGCACCACCAGCATAAGGTTGCTGATAAAAACCCCAGTATAAGTAATCAAGCGGATAGTAATCTCTTTTACCAACACCTTGTAAGAATATGGAAGCATCAAACTGTCCCCAGTTCATACTTAAGTTTAAGCCATAGCGATAGCGTGGAGAGATGTTACCAATAACTGATAAATCTTTAGGATCAGAAGTAGTTAATCCTTTTTCGATAGCACCGTTACCATCTAGGTCTTGATATTTTGGCCAACCCGGCACAATTGTAAGCGCTCCCCAAGGAATAATGCTTGATTCGTCTAAAGAAGCAATCTCGTCTTCGCTTTGGAATAAACCATCACTTTGTAAGCCCCAGATTTCACCCAATTCCATGCCTTCATAGTATTGAGTTAAGTTTCCGTTTGGATTGTCAAATCTGGTGATGTACGATCTACTATCTGAAATGATAAACCTTGCATTAAAGCTAAAAGGTTTGTTTGCAACAAGGAACTGATCGTTGTAAGCCAAAGAGAATTCCCAACCTTTGGTTTCCATATCAGCAGCATTTTCTTTTGGTTCGCCTGCACCTAAAACATCTGGCAAATCTCTACCTTGTGTAAGCATATCCTTGGTGTTACGCTTATAGATATCGAAGTTTGCCGTAACTTTTCCATTTAAGAAACCAGCATCCACCCCAAAGTTGAAAGTAGAAACACTTTCCCAAGAGTAATTTGAAGAAACTAATTGAGGAGGAGTAATCGCAACTGGTCTTTCACCACCTACAAGCAAACCTGCCTGATATGCATCCATACTTGAGATATAACCATACTCTCCTACTGCTTGGTTACCCAAAGAACCATAAGAAGCTCTTAGCTTAAGGGTACTCATTACATTTTCTAATGGTGTAAAGAAAGATTCTTCATCAACTCTCCATGCTAATGATGCAGAAGGGAAGAAACCAAATCTGTCATCTTTAGGGAATTTCGAAGAACCATCGTAACGACCATTTAACTCGAAAATGTAGCGATCTTTTAAAATGTAGTTCAATCTGTAAAATGCACCTCTAATTGCCCAATCAGAAATTTCTTCATCTACTAAAGTATTACCTGTAGCGAGAGCAATCGTTGGCAGCGAAGCAGAAATTACATCATTACGCTGTGCATAAAACCACTCACTTCTATAATACTCTTGATTAAAACCAGCAATGGCGGTAAGGTGGTGTGCACCAAAAGACTTATCGAAAGTACCGTAGATATTTAAGACATTGTACTCTTCTGTTTCTGAACTTTTGTAAGCTGTATTAGAACCTGTTTCTCTTACATCTTCTGGACCATAACCAATCTGATATTTTTTAGTATCCCAAGCTAAAGTTGTCTCTCCTCTACGGAAAGTAAAGTCAGCATTTAACTTTAAGATATCTTGCAATACACTTACTTGTGCAGTAAAACGAGATTGTAGACCATTATACGTTTCGTTTGACATGCCGCCATTTGTTAATCTAGCACCCATACTTCCTACAGAAGTATTTGCCCAAGTACCATCAGGATTTTTATCCCAATCTGTAGGATGGAAATTGTAAATAGAAGTAATATTCATTTGAGTAGGGATTACTCTATCTGTAGCAGAAAGGAAAGTGTTATTTCCCACTTTTAACCATTTATATGGTTGATACTCCACTTTACTTCTTACACCAAAACGATCGTAATAATCGTCGGCCAGTTTTAAAGCACCATTTTGTTTGTTGTAATTACCAGAAATAAAATAGTTGGCTTTGTCAGAAGAACCAGAAAGGGAGATTTGGTGGTTTTGAGAAACTGAATAATCGCTCATAAAATAATCTGCCCAGTTTCTATTTCCCATATACTCCCAGCTAGAAGCATCATTCGGGTTTACTCTTACTCCTGTAGTTCCATCAGGATCGTCTGAACGCTCTCTTGCCCATTGGTAAGACTCATCACTGTAATTCACATTATCCCAAGGAGTATTATCGGTTGAAGTCTCCAATAACCTCATATAAATGTAAGGGTCTGTGATTTTGTTCGGAAGAATGGTTGGCTTATCCCAAGAGAAGTTGTTTGAATAGCTAATTTGCATTCTCTCTCCTTTACCAGTTTTCGTGGTAATCATAATAATACCAAAAGCGGCTCTAGCTCCATAAATCGCAGCTGAAGATGCATCTTTTAACACAGAAATGCTTTCTATATCTTGAGGAGAAATTCTATTTAACTCAATCGGTTCAGAAGGAACACCATCGATTAGAATCAGAGGATTACCACCATTTATCGAAGTAAGTCCACGTATGTTGATGTTGGCAGCCTTACCTGGCTCACCACTCATAAAATCTATATTCAGGTTGGGCACTGCACCTTGTAAACCTTGGGCGATGTTAGAAATTGGTCTGTTTTCTAGTTGCTTGGCATCTACCTGATCTACCGCACCAGATAGGTTTACTTTTTTCTGAGCTCCATAACCTACAATTACTACTTCGCTCAATTGCTCAACATCTTCATCGAGCTTAATATTAAAGGTGATTTGCTCACCCACCGGAATCTCTTTGCTTAAAAAACCTACATAAGAGAAAATTAAAACAGCATCTTCGTTTTTAACTTCTAACCTGAAGTTACCATCAATATCAGTTACGGTTCCTGTGCTAGAGCCTTTAATAATTACACTCACTCCAGGAAGCGGCATATCTTCTGTATCATTTACAGTTCCTGAAACTGCAACTTGCCCATAAGCAAGCATATTACTTAGCATTAA
The window above is part of the Chondrinema litorale genome. Proteins encoded here:
- a CDS encoding tetratricopeptide repeat protein — encoded protein: MLKNLLFAVIFFSTSQIVYCQSLAIQEFKKQLQADDKQDTTKVNLLNQIGFSYWIYQADSSEVYGTNALKLASEIKYLPGMAYANRIIGVAHWARGNYEGGLKHLLESQKLYQLLEDSLGIANSTMNIGLIYSDQGEIDKALNHFLEAFHTFERLDKAERMINTANHIGKAYYRDNNYNKAFEYYQLALKLSKEVNSIYGSGTALHNLGVLYKAQNKLDSAKILCLESMEYQQKFSDRVGFADNYETLGDIFFEMGDYNKAKSYYEEGVEKAKLVSSKKILSNIYSKLKEISVIQKNYNQALEYQEAYTALQDSMMNIEKMRAMVWLENKNELERKNQEITIREQKITLLRKEQQLNNLWLNIFAISFVLVIILGFLIYRIQKIKHDKDKQLFLNEQVLNKTKMENQQLKQEELTRELRFKNKELTSYTLNFIQKNELMEELKLKIIEIKKAAPKDLSKPLNSLYRQVEGNFHNDRDWEDFKLYFENVHKDFFTSLKDYCPELTQSELKLCALLRLNMNLKEAATILGIAPESVKTARYRLRKKLNLEREDNLIDIILQVEKMNGNLKPETSKT
- a CDS encoding OB-fold protein, which gives rise to MPAELARYTLSRRFKIKIQDMIKYIFNCQTIAVLFVLSLCWFSFNQAQVFNKRIAYHLSAEQVFEEFTLNNPKAIQKYLDKELYVSGKVQRVAKNDKDEIIVYLGPSKMLYYLKCIMDKESSSLNKELKEGMWVGLTGVCTGYTMNVDLSNCQLVNP
- a CDS encoding GH1 family beta-glucosidase; translated protein: MKKFPEGFIWGTATSSYQIEGAWEKDGKGWSIWDAFSHTSGKTANGETGDIACDHFHRYKEDIKIMADMGLKAYRFSISWPRIFPAGTGKVNEQGLQFYSDLVDELLKYDIEPWVTLYHWDLPLALQMEYDGWLGDKIADFFAEYAEVCFKKLGDRVKKWITLNEPWVVSILGYGQGVMAPGRISNSEPYLAAHNLLLAHAKAVKCYRDKFQDAQKGKIGITNNCDWREPLTRNLEDQVAAQRALEFFLGWFADPVYFGDYPQVMKERVQERLPSFTEEEKEMLKGSSDFFGLNHYTTMMAEADTGKKVEQNVYGNGGISEDQEVILHVDPSWKKTDMGWAIVPWGCKKLLLWIQNRYKPEEIIITENGCAFDNGPENGVVKDTGRIDFYDSYLSEALLAIEDGAKLTGYFAWSFMDNFEWALGYGKRFGMVHVDFESLKRTPKNSALWYKEVIASNQLPEK
- a CDS encoding tetratricopeptide repeat protein, which translates into the protein MDRLKNLNYQRIQFILLYLFILASIISCNQSNSPELRAPLFDNLGEHSLKISTKSDLAQKLFNQGLNLTYGFNHDEAARAFREAARIDSTCAMCYWGVAYTLGPNINAAMDDANLKEVKTSIEKAKKFKNIASDWEKALIEATAKRYDYNKTEDRSILDVDYANAMAQVHKDFPENSDIASLYAESLMDLHPWDLYEHDGSAKPWTQPIVDVLEQTLKNVPKHPLANHLYIHSIEASSEPERGLQSANVISELMPGAGHMVHMPCHIYIKTGHYHEGTVINERAAFADSVYLATCDAQGLYPMAYYPHNYHFMAATAALEGRADKALDAAVQVAALADTSFYRKPGYETLQHYSTIPLYVMVKFGQWENILNQASPDEDLVYPKAVWHYARGMAFSSQGDKVKANEALDSIKEIAKLDVLNEITIWDLNAVKDLVDIAALMLEANINEKEGNFTEAAEMLAKAVEIEDALTYNEPPDWFFSVRHNLGAVLLKAEKYEEAEKIYLEDLAFYPENGWALNGLYNCLIAQKRPEEAIKVKERFNKAWQYANVQLDDSRIDVLAVKSFKIKQPKSYLVNIPVVAICKSNNG
- a CDS encoding RagB/SusD family nutrient uptake outer membrane protein gives rise to the protein MKKIYKIILVVGLIFSASACNDEFLERFPETEIGTENFFNTEEDLKIYLYNLYNFAGIGSYGRDAATDNQATTGNTELKTIMVSNASAATITSGWDWGDLRAINIFLANSSKAQISEELLNHYVGVGRFFRAKFYINKVKRFSDVPWYEEPIETGDEEALYKERDSREFVVGKIMEDLEFAAEYVQDGQATDEVDVWVVKSFLARFALYEGTYRKYHSELGLESTATEFLNTAATTAQDIMNNSDFSIYNTGNPATDYAELFVSTSLEDNPEVILGTYYESDVLNSGWGQWYFGNYESSPSKDLMQSYLMADGSYYANQDGYETKQFVEEFESRDARLSQTYAFPGWELINTGTYAQGGGVYIQQLQKNFSGYHMIKGYVNNTDQQVINSVDFPVIRYAEILLIYAESKAELGELSQADLDVSINQLRARAGMPDLMLNPEVDPVQQARYPSISNATLLEIRRERRIELALEGYRYDDIMRWGAGDNLEVEPEGLYFPGLGKYDLTGDGIEDIILIANSESIPSGEDREVNELGETLTYYRVGSQGDDASVYLENGESGTVQTVADRGEFVAPKYYYRPVPQTQVTLNPNLSQIFGW
- a CDS encoding SusC/RagA family TonB-linked outer membrane protein, encoding MKRLLRFSAFVWCFLMLSNMLAYGQVAVSGTVNDTEDMPLPGVSVIIKGSSTGTVTDIDGNFRLEVKNEDAVLIFSYVGFLSKEIPVGEQITFNIKLDEDVEQLSEVVIVGYGAQKKVNLSGAVDQVDAKQLENRPISNIAQGLQGAVPNLNIDFMSGEPGKAANINIRGLTSINGGNPLILIDGVPSEPIELNRISPQDIESISVLKDASSAAIYGARAAFGIIMITTKTGKGERMQISYSNNFSWDKPTILPNKITDPYIYMRLLETSTDNTPWDNVNYSDESYQWARERSDDPDGTTGVRVNPNDASSWEYMGNRNWADYFMSDYSVSQNHQISLSGSSDKANYFISGNYNKQNGALKLADDYYDRFGVRSKVEYQPYKWLKVGNNTFLSATDRVIPTQMNITSIYNFHPTDWDKNPDGTWANTSVGSMGARLTNGGMSNETYNGLQSRFTAQVSVLQDILKLNADFTFRRGETTLAWDTKKYQIGYGPEDVRETGSNTAYKSSETEEYNVLNIYGTFDKSFGAHHLTAIAGFNQEYYRSEWFYAQRNDVISASLPTIALATGNTLVDEEISDWAIRGAFYRLNYILKDRYIFELNGRYDGSSKFPKDDRFGFFPSASLAWRVDEESFFTPLENVMSTLKLRASYGSLGNQAVGEYGYISSMDAYQAGLLVGGERPVAITPPQLVSSNYSWESVSTFNFGVDAGFLNGKVTANFDIYKRNTKDMLTQGRDLPDVLGAGEPKENAADMETKGWEFSLAYNDQFLVANKPFSFNARFIISDSRSYITRFDNPNGNLTQYYEGMELGEIWGLQSDGLFQSEDEIASLDESSIIPWGALTIVPGWPKYQDLDGNGAIEKGLTTSDPKDLSVIGNISPRYRYGLNLSMNWGQFDASIFLQGVGKRDYYPLDYLYWGFYQQPYAGGAPHLLDFYRATADSEVERAQHSQAYIDAGLADANLDAKYPVLQSWLADRNLGERVDESMGLAIPQTRYMLNAAYLRLKNLTIGYTLPPSLTNKINVGNVRIYVSGENLAEWSEVKDYYDPEAINDNLRYNPSVSTARGTGKGYSYPFLRRYAIGLNVNF